The nucleotide sequence GGCCACGGCGACGGTTCCGGGGGCGTAGTAAAGCTGCATCATGGCTGCTCCTTATACGAAAGTGCGCGCATGGGCGCGCTCGGGCGCATCGAGATGCGGCGTGGCGTTGAACTGTGCCAGCATCATCTGGCCGTGAATGCGCTCGATCCGGTGCAGGGACGAGTTCATCACCTGAAGCATGATCTTGCCCGTCGCCGCCAGATCAAGCCCCAGTACGAGGCGCAGCGCCATGGAGATGACACCGCCCGAGGTGACAAGCAGCACGCGCCCGCCGTCCGCCGTATGGGCGTTGAGCGCCTCGGCCACGCGGGTCTCGAACGCGTTAAAGCTCTCGGCCACATCGGAAAGCGCACGGCGCTGCCAGTGATCCAGCAGCACCGGCACATGGGCGGCAAAGCCCGCGCCATCCTGCGGCATGGCGATGCCGTGCTCGGCCTGCATCTGCTGGGCGAGGCCGAAGTAATCAAATTCATCCAGCCGCGGATCGGTGGCGCGCAGATCCTGCCCCATCGCCGCCGCCGTCTGGTGGTGGCGGCGCAGGGTGCCGCAGACGGTATGGGAAAACGGTAGCGCCCCCTGCTGCAGCGCTTCGCCCAGCCAGCGGCCCTGCTCGATGCCAAGGGGTGAGAGGTTGTCGTAGCTTTCCGCATCCTGTGCGGTGCTGTTGGCCTGCCCATGCCGGACCAGAATCAACTCTGCCACACTGCCCTCCCTGCCTGTCTTGCGCGCCCGCCAGTGATAGTGGCTTGGGCGCGGAGGTAAACCCCGATCCGCCGCGCAAAGGGCCCCGATGCGCGCCACGCGGGAGGCGATCGGAAACGCCGGTGGCGCAAAAAGCGCAATTGCCGTCGCTGTTGATGCGCTGCGCGGCGGGGCGAAATGCTCTAGTTTGGGGCAAACAGCCGCGCCGATACAGGAAAGCACGCCATGTCCGATACCATCCGTTTCACGCTCGATGGCCGCGAAGTGCAGGCCTCGGAAGGCGAGAGCATCTGGGAGGTGGCCAAGCGCGAGGGCACGCTGATCCCGCATCTCTGCCACAAGGATGCGCCGGGCTACCGGTCTGATGGCAACTGCCGCGCCTGCATGGTGGAAATCGACGGCGAGCGCACACTGGCGGCCTCCTGCATCCGCGCGCCCTCTGATGGCATGGTGGTGCACACGGCCACGGCGCGCGCGGATAGCGCCCGCAAGATGGTGATGGAGATGCTGCTGGCCGATCAGCCCGAGCAGGCTGTGGCGCATGACAAATCCTCCCACCTCTGGGACATGGCCGCCGCACAGGGCGTCGCCGAAAGCCGCCTTCCGACGCTGGAGGCCGAGCGCATCCCTCTTCTGGACGACAGCCATGTGGCGATGAGCGTGAACCTTGATGCCTGCATCCAGTGCGGCCTCTGCGTGCGCGCCTGTCGCGAGGTTCAGGTGAACGACGTGATCGGCATGGCCGGGCGCGGCCATGATGCCTACCCGGTGTTTGACATGGGCGACGACATGGGCGCCTCGACCTGCGTGGCCTGCGGCGAATGCGTGCAGGCCTGCCCCACCGGCGCGCTGATGCCCAAAACGGTGCTGGACGCCGACCAGGTGGGCGATTCCGCCGATTATGATGCCGAGGTCGAAAGCGTCTGCCCCTTCTGCGGGGTCGGGTGTCAGGTCTCGCTCAAGGTGAAAGATGGCGCGATCAAATACGTGGAGGGCATCAACGGCCCCGCCAACGAAGGCCGCCTCTGCGTGAAGGGGCGCTTCGGGTTTGACTACATCCACCACCCGCACAGGCTCACCAAACCGCTGATCCGGCGTGAAGATGCGCCCGCCAAGGGGCTGAACGTCGATCCCGCCAACCCGCTCACCCATTTCCGCGAAGCCAGCTGGGAGGAGGCGCTGGACGCCGCCGCCGGAGGGCTTGCGCGCCTGAAGGCCGATCACGGTGGCAAATCCGTGGCTGGCTTCGGTTCGGCCAAATGCACCAACGAGGAAGCCTATCTCTTCCAAAAGCTGATCCGGCAGGGCTTTGGCCACAACAACGTCGATCACTGCACCCGGCTTTGCCATGCGTCTTCCGTGGCGGCGCTGCTGGAAAATGTCGGCTCAGGCGCGGTGACGGCCACCTTCAACGAGATCGAACACGCCGATGTGGCCATCGCCATCGGCTGCAACCCGGTGGAAAACCACCCCGTCGCGGCGACCTATTTCAAGCAATTCGCCAAGCGTGGCGGAAAGCTGATCGTGATGGATCCGCGCGGTGTCGGCCTGCGGCGGCACGCCAGCCACATGCTGCAGTTCCGCCCCGGAGCCGATGTGGCGATGCTGAACGCGATCATGCATGTGATCGTGGAAGAGGGACTTTACGATCAGCAATATATCGCGGCCTTCACCGAGAACTGGGAGGCCGAGAAGGCCCATCTGGCCGATTTCGCGCCCGAGAAGATGGCCGAGGTCTGCGGGATCGAGGCAGACGTGCTGCGCGACGTGGCCCGCACCTTTGCAGGCGCCAAGGCCGGGATGATCTTCTGGGGCATGGGGGTGAGCCAGCATATCCACGGCACGGATAATTCGCGCTGCCTGATTTCGCTGGCGCTGATGTGCGGCCATGTGGGCCGCCCCGGCACCGGGCTGCACCCGTTGCGCGGCCAGAACAACGTGCAGGGGGCCTCGGATGCAGGGCTGATCCCGATGTTCCTGCCCGACTACCAGACGGTAGCAGACGACGGCGTGCGCGCCGCCTTCACCGAGGTCTGGCAGTCCGGCGATTTCTCTTCCGAGAAAGGGCTCACCGTCACCGAGATCATGGACGACATCCACGCCGGCAACACGCGCGGGATGTATATCCTTGGCGAGAACCCGGCGATGAGCGATCCGGATGTGGATCACGCGCGGGATGCGCTTGCGAAGCTCGAACATCTCGTGGTGCAGGACATCTTCCTCACCGAAACCGCCAATTACGCCGACGTGATCCTGCCCGCCTCCGCCTTTGCCGAGAAAACCGGCACGGTGACGAACACCAACCGGCAGGTGCAGATGGGCCGCCCCGCCGTCACGCCGCCGGGGCAGGCGCGCGAGGATTGGTGGATCGAGGTGGAACTGGCCAAGCGGCTGGGCCTGCAATGGGCCTATAGCCACCCGCGCGAGATCTTTGCCGAAATGAAACAGAACATGCGCTCGCTGGCCAATATCACATGGGAGCGGCTGGAAGCCCAGAACGCGGTGACCTATCCCTCGCTTTCGCCCGAAGACCCGGGGCAGGCGATCGTTTTTGGGGACGGCTTCCCCCGCGCGGAAGGCCGTGCCCGCTTCACCCCGGCCGCTGTCATCGCGCCCGATGAAGCGCCGGACGCGGAGTATCCGATGATCCTCACAACAGGCCGCCAGCTCGAGCATTGGCACACGGGTTCCATGACGCGCCGCTCCAAGGTGCTCGATGCGGTGGAGCCCGAGGCCAACTGTTCGCTGCACCCGAAAACCCTGCGCCGCATGGGGCTTGCGCCCGGCGCCATGGTGCGGCTCACCACCCGGCGTGGCAGCGTCGAAGTCATGGCCCGCGCCGACCGCGCGGTTGCCGAGGATATGGTTTTCCTGCCCTTTGCCTATGTGGAGGCCGCGGCCAATATCCTCACCAACCCGGCGCTCGACCCTTACGGCAAGATCCCGGAGTTCAAGTTTTCTGCCGTTCGCGTGGAACCGGCAGGGCAGGAAACCGTGGCGGCGGAATAGGGGGCTCTGCCCCCGCCGCCTGCGGCGGCCCCCCGAGATATTTTCAGAACAAAGTGGGGCCCCTTCAGCTTGGCCCAAATATCCCGGAGCGCGAGGCAGAGCCTCGCATGAACGTCAGTTGAGATCGGCCAGGAGCCGCCCGTGCTCGCGGGTTTTGCGCGTGGCGTCGGCGAAGGTTTCTATGCCAACGGCTTCCATCATCGGCAGCAGCTTCAGGAAGACCTCCGCCGTGGCCAGCGCATCGCCATGGGCGGTGTGGCGCAGCTCGGGTGGGATGGTGACGCCGAGCCGGGCGGCGAGCGCGTCCAGCGAATGTTCGGCGGATTGTCCAAAGACGACGGCAGAGAGCAGCACGGTGTCGAGCACGGGGTGATCGAACATCTCGCCGAATTCTCCCTTGTCGCGGCGCAGCATGCCGATGTCGAACGGCGCGTTATGAGCCACCAGCACCGCCCCTTCGCAATAGCTGTGGAAGCTCTTCCCGGCGGTTGCGAGGGTGGGGGCGCCGGCCACGTCGGCATCTGTAATGTGGTGGATCTTCGTACTTTCGGGCGGGATTGAGCGTTCCGGGTCCACCAACGTGTTGAAGATCTCCTCTGGCACGATGCGGCCATTGACGACACGGACTGCCGCGATCTGCACGATGCGATCGCCTTTCAGCACCGAAAGCCCGGTGGTTTCGGTGTCAAACACCACGTAATGCAAGCTGCGCAACGGGCTTTGGGCGATGTCGGGCGGCGCAGGGCGCGTCATCAGGGCGAAATCATAGACGGCGGCGGAGCGGGCATAGGCCTGCGCGGCGGCTTCGGTTTCGGCGCGCGGCAGGGCGATGCGTAGGCGGTTGCGGCTGCCTGCCGCCCGTTCGGGCCAGCTTTCCGCGCCGTGCATGTCGAGCAGGCGGCGGCCTGTGATCGCCGGGAGGTTTTCGTCAAAGGGCGCGTCCAGCCAGTGCTCCAGTTCCGTCACCGCGAGCGGCGCGCCTTCCCACGTCAGATCGAGCGTGGCGCCGGGGCTGGCCTTGGACAGGCTCGCGGCAAGGCCCGTGCCGCGCCCTTCAGTGCGCAGGCGCTGCCCGAGGTTGCAGGCCAGCTGCACCAGCGCGTAGCCGTCGCAGGGCAGGCTCATCGGATCGGCGGTGGCTGTGAGGCCAAGGCCGGTTTCCAACCCGGCGCGGATGTCTTCGCCGTGGATCAAGGGCATCGGCCACCACGCGCCGGAGCGATCCTCCTGCGCGCGGCGGGCGATCAGCCCGTTGACCTGCGCCACCAAGGCTTCGGTCTCCTCGCGCATCGCCGTTTGCAGCGCCGTGCGTTCGGCCTCCTGCAGATCTTCGCCCAGCACGCTGAGGATCGTTTGCAGCCCTGCGGCGGGGCGGCGCATTTCTTCCAGCGCGCTGGCCAAAGCGGCGTCGCGTTCAAGGTGGCCGCGCAGGGCTTTCGTGACGTCGCGCAGCACTAGCACATAGCCGCCGCGCCCGCCGGCGGAGAAGAGCCGCATGCGGCCCGAGAGCGTCTGCCCGCTTTCGGAGACGCAGAGTAGATCGCTCGCCTCCCCCGGCGCGCCGGAGCGCAGCCTTGCGTAGGCGTGCAGGATCGGGCCGGCTTTCAGCGTGCGGAAGACGGAGCGGTCCAGCCCCGGCGCGTGATCGCGGAACAGGGCGGCGGCGTGGCCGTTGTAAAACGCGATCTGGTGATCGTCGGTGCAGAGGATGATCCCGGCTTCCACATCCGACAGGATGGCTTCGAGCTGGGCGCGGTTGTCCTCGATGGCGCGGGTTTCGCGGGCGACGGCCTCCTGCAGGGCGGTCTTGGTTTCCGAAAGCCCGGTGGCCACGGCGGCGGCGGCGGGGGCGAGATCGCCGAGGTATTTAGCGGCGTCCCCATCCAGCCCATGGGCCACATCGGCATGGGCGCGGCTGCGCATGTCGCTTGCCAGCCGCTCCACGGCCTTGGCGACATGTTCGTCAAACAGCAACCAGATGCCCGCGCTCATGCCGAGGATGACGAAACAGGCCACGAGGCCGGAGGTGATAAAGGCCGAAAGCGCGGCCGGATCGCCGAGCCGCGTGTAGCCCCAGGCCAGCGCGCCGATCACCGCCGCCGCGCCACCGAGGCCCACCAGCGCGAAGAAGAGGAAAATGCGCAGCCGGAGGGAGAGGCGCTCCATGGTTACGCCACCGGCTGGCCGGGCTGCGTGCCGCCGATCAGCGCGGCGACCTTCTCGGTCAGGTCTTTCATGGCGAAGGGTTTGGCGAGGAAATCATCGGCCCCGAGCGCGAGCCCCTTGCGGCGGTCCATTTCGGAGCCGCGGGCCGTCATGATCAGGATCTTCACATCGTCAAAGGCGTGATCATTGCGCACCGTCTGGCAGATCTCGTAGCCCGAGACTTCCGGCAGGGTGACATCGAGGATCACCAGATCGGGGTGCTGTTCGGTGATCGCGGCCACCGCCTTGCCGCCGTTGGCGACGCGGCTCATGGCATAGCCTTGCCGGCCCACCATGATCTCAAGCGCGGTCGCGATGTTGTCCTCGTCCTCCACGAGCAGTACCGATTTTGCCATGCGGACCTCCCGTCCCATATCTGCTGCGCGGGCCTTTAGGCCTTGCAGCTCAATGTCAAAAGCGCGTCTTCCTGTGCCAGGTCTTGCCAGCGCGCATCTGTAATCGCGCCGTTTTCGTCAAATTCGGCCCCCGCTACCAGCTCGGCCATGCGGCTGCCTGCGCAATCCACCAGAACGGGGACGCGGGCGAGCTGCTGCCAGCGGGTGTAGAGGTAGATGTCGGCCATCACCTGCCCCTCGACCTGATCGTTGCGGCGCAGGGTGGCCTGATCCACCGCCGAGAAGCGGTTCACGAAGGGTTTGGCGTAGGTCCAGGGGCGGTAGAAGGCGGAATGCTCATAGGTCTCGGCCACCTCGATGCCCTCGGGCAGGGTGAGCAGCGTGCGCGGATACCACGTGTATTCGCTCCAGATCGTGAAGCCGATCATCGCGGCACCGGCGGCCACGGGCGCAAGCCAGCGTGGCAGGCGGCCGCGCAGCATGTGGTTGAGCAGTAGGACGATCCCCGCCGCGCAGAAGCCGATTGCGATGGTGGAGATGAAATCGAAGAACATGGGCCTACCCGAGCATGGACCGGCCGTGGCCGATCGAGGATTGCATGGTGCGGATCACCACGAACGCATCGCGCAGGTGGGACCGCTCGAAATCGGAGAGCGCGGCCGGGGGCAGGAAGTTGTCGGGCTTGCCGCCCGC is from Pseudoruegeria sp. SHC-113 and encodes:
- a CDS encoding histidine phosphatase family protein, translated to MAELILVRHGQANSTAQDAESYDNLSPLGIEQGRWLGEALQQGALPFSHTVCGTLRRHHQTAAAMGQDLRATDPRLDEFDYFGLAQQMQAEHGIAMPQDGAGFAAHVPVLLDHWQRRALSDVAESFNAFETRVAEALNAHTADGGRVLLVTSGGVISMALRLVLGLDLAATGKIMLQVMNSSLHRIERIHGQMMLAQFNATPHLDAPERAHARTFV
- the fdhF gene encoding formate dehydrogenase subunit alpha, producing the protein MSDTIRFTLDGREVQASEGESIWEVAKREGTLIPHLCHKDAPGYRSDGNCRACMVEIDGERTLAASCIRAPSDGMVVHTATARADSARKMVMEMLLADQPEQAVAHDKSSHLWDMAAAQGVAESRLPTLEAERIPLLDDSHVAMSVNLDACIQCGLCVRACREVQVNDVIGMAGRGHDAYPVFDMGDDMGASTCVACGECVQACPTGALMPKTVLDADQVGDSADYDAEVESVCPFCGVGCQVSLKVKDGAIKYVEGINGPANEGRLCVKGRFGFDYIHHPHRLTKPLIRREDAPAKGLNVDPANPLTHFREASWEEALDAAAGGLARLKADHGGKSVAGFGSAKCTNEEAYLFQKLIRQGFGHNNVDHCTRLCHASSVAALLENVGSGAVTATFNEIEHADVAIAIGCNPVENHPVAATYFKQFAKRGGKLIVMDPRGVGLRRHASHMLQFRPGADVAMLNAIMHVIVEEGLYDQQYIAAFTENWEAEKAHLADFAPEKMAEVCGIEADVLRDVARTFAGAKAGMIFWGMGVSQHIHGTDNSRCLISLALMCGHVGRPGTGLHPLRGQNNVQGASDAGLIPMFLPDYQTVADDGVRAAFTEVWQSGDFSSEKGLTVTEIMDDIHAGNTRGMYILGENPAMSDPDVDHARDALAKLEHLVVQDIFLTETANYADVILPASAFAEKTGTVTNTNRQVQMGRPAVTPPGQAREDWWIEVELAKRLGLQWAYSHPREIFAEMKQNMRSLANITWERLEAQNAVTYPSLSPEDPGQAIVFGDGFPRAEGRARFTPAAVIAPDEAPDAEYPMILTTGRQLEHWHTGSMTRRSKVLDAVEPEANCSLHPKTLRRMGLAPGAMVRLTTRRGSVEVMARADRAVAEDMVFLPFAYVEAAANILTNPALDPYGKIPEFKFSAVRVEPAGQETVAAE
- a CDS encoding exonuclease domain-containing protein; amino-acid sequence: MERLSLRLRIFLFFALVGLGGAAAVIGALAWGYTRLGDPAALSAFITSGLVACFVILGMSAGIWLLFDEHVAKAVERLASDMRSRAHADVAHGLDGDAAKYLGDLAPAAAAVATGLSETKTALQEAVARETRAIEDNRAQLEAILSDVEAGIILCTDDHQIAFYNGHAAALFRDHAPGLDRSVFRTLKAGPILHAYARLRSGAPGEASDLLCVSESGQTLSGRMRLFSAGGRGGYVLVLRDVTKALRGHLERDAALASALEEMRRPAAGLQTILSVLGEDLQEAERTALQTAMREETEALVAQVNGLIARRAQEDRSGAWWPMPLIHGEDIRAGLETGLGLTATADPMSLPCDGYALVQLACNLGQRLRTEGRGTGLAASLSKASPGATLDLTWEGAPLAVTELEHWLDAPFDENLPAITGRRLLDMHGAESWPERAAGSRNRLRIALPRAETEAAAQAYARSAAVYDFALMTRPAPPDIAQSPLRSLHYVVFDTETTGLSVLKGDRIVQIAAVRVVNGRIVPEEIFNTLVDPERSIPPESTKIHHITDADVAGAPTLATAGKSFHSYCEGAVLVAHNAPFDIGMLRRDKGEFGEMFDHPVLDTVLLSAVVFGQSAEHSLDALAARLGVTIPPELRHTAHGDALATAEVFLKLLPMMEAVGIETFADATRKTREHGRLLADLN
- a CDS encoding response regulator transcription factor; amino-acid sequence: MAKSVLLVEDEDNIATALEIMVGRQGYAMSRVANGGKAVAAITEQHPDLVILDVTLPEVSGYEICQTVRNDHAFDDVKILIMTARGSEMDRRKGLALGADDFLAKPFAMKDLTEKVAALIGGTQPGQPVA